The proteins below are encoded in one region of Colletotrichum lupini chromosome 5, complete sequence:
- a CDS encoding major facilitator superfamily transporter, whose amino-acid sequence MAKGPGISNDSKCSPADHDLSRDGKIDGAGLDATGSYEEKCGDAIGQTTSDTNTDSISPRNAAQKEKIRSSLVRKFDHRLVPSMFLAHLLFFLDKSNIALARINGLERDLKLVGNQFNAALAMFFILNILFNIPGNLAVRRVGGAIWLPLLIISWGIVTTLSGFITNFVGLCITRAFLGLTESSFLGGVLIYLGFFYTADELILRVGLFYSSTALAGFLGGLMAAGLGQIKVRGYDGWPWIFFIEGALTVLLGLLLLFILPHTPAGAKFLSPTERALAVARMQCQDQWHYLGNPRLSDQESASDDRQGGISRLQNKKDPLTWKTISGAILNVITILMALGSFCSIQAIYSFSMFFPTIISAMGYKKLQASLMTAPPNFAALIFTIGISFWSRRSGKTALPLNVCSMTGIFGYILMIVGAHIGPAPFYMNIKVQYAGSFFVAMSVNATPPLALTWMSINASPHYVRAVALGFLLSIGNSAAFLASFTYIKDEAPRYLKGHFINFGCLVVLLVIGIFLPLYMKRENEKQSRGQRDFRLDESQRDGQSAEEHEFRLGWMHPSFRFKF is encoded by the exons ATGGCGAAAGGTCCTGGAATCTCCAACGACAGCAAATGTTCGCCGGCAGACCATGACTTGAGCAGAGATGGCAAAATTGATGGAGCTGGTCTTGATGCTACCGGTTCTTATGAGGAGAAGTGCGGTGATGCTATCGGACAAACAACAAGCGACACTAATACCGATTCCATCTCCCCAAGAAACGCTGCGCAGAAAGAGAAGATCCGATCGAGCCTGGTCCGCAAGTTCGATCACAGGCTGGTACCTTCTATGTTCCTTGCACatcttctcttcttcctcgacAAGAGCAACATTGCTCTCGCTCGTATCAATGGACTCGAGCGAGACCTCAAGCTGGTTGGCAACCAATTCAATGCAGCTCTGGCAATGTTCTTCATCCTCAACATACTGTTCAACATCCCGGGAAACCTAGCCGTACGCCGTGTCGGAGGTGCCATATGGCTGCCGCTCTTGATCATCTCATGGGGGATAGTTACCACTCTCAGCGGTTTCATCACCAACTTCGTCGGCCTCTGCATTACGCGCGCTTTCCTTGGCTTAACCGAAAGCTCTTTCCTTGGTGGTGTTCTGATATACCTTGGCTTCTTTTACACTGCCGATGAGCTCATTCTTCGTGTGGGCTTGTTCTACTCGAGTACCGCCCTTGCTGGGTTTCTCGGTGGCTTGATGGCTGCTGGACTTGGACAGATTAAGGTCCGCGGCTATGACGGGTGGCCTTGGATTTTCTTCATTGAAGGGGCCTTGACCGTCTTGCTGGGCCTCCTGCTGCTTTTTATCTTGCCACACACACCTGCTGGCGCCAAATTTCTCTCGCCGACTGAAAGGGCTCTGGCTGTTGCGAGAATGCAATGTCAAGATCAATGGCACTATCTCGGCAATCCTCGCCTGTCCGACCAAGAATCAGCATCAGATGATCGACAGGGTGGTATATCGAGGCTCCAGAATAAGAAGGATCCTCTTACATGGAAAACTATTTCAGGGGCAATCCTTAATGTCATCACCATTCTGATGGCTCTCGGAAGCTTCTGCTCTATCCAGGCCATCTACAGCTTTTCCATGTTCTTCCCGACGATTATATCTGCCATGGGATACAAAAAGCTGCAGGCATCGTTGATGACAGCTCCCCCCAACTTTGCGGCATTGATCTTCACTATTGGCATCTCGTTCTGGAGTCGTCGGTCTGGAAAGACTGCGCTGCCCTTGAATGTGTGCAGTATGACCGGCATTTTCGGGTACATCCTGATGATCGTTGGGGCCCACATCGGTCCGGCACCGTTCTACATGAATATCAAGGTTCAGTACGCTGGCTCGTTTTTCGTCGCCATGTCAGTCAACGCAACACCTCCTCTAGCGCTCACATGGATGAGTATCAATGCATCACCGCACTATGTCCGTGCCGTTGCTTTGGGTTTCTTACTGTCAATCGGAAACTCGGCTGCCTTTCTCGCTTCCTTCACCTACATCAAAGATGAAGCGCCCAG ATATCTCAAAGGGCACTTCATCAACTTTGGCTGCCTGGTTGTGTTATTGGTGATAGGAATATTTTTGCCCCTGTATATGAAGCGGGAGAACGAGAAACAGTCGCGAGGCCAGCGCGATTTTCGACTAGACGAGAGTCAAAGGGACGGCCAATCGGCAGAAGAGCACGAGTTTAGACTTGGATGGATGCATCCCAGTTTCCGGTTTAAGTTCTGA
- a CDS encoding major facilitator superfamily transporter, with protein MSQTVTEARSEARHQKTFTSEPYELGRLSSSGRALGTASPKEDGPEEHQSSDLETYYELSYTIVSLIFLTPFAGYSVAAFTNARIHQKFGQRGVAIMAPLCHIITYVVLALHPPYPALIVANMVSGFGNGLTDACFCAWVGAMDKANTIQGFLHSFYSVGALVSPLIATSMVVTAKLPWYNYYYVMVGASVLELVGLTVTFWQKTGAMYRAEHAHENEGNGGAGTRIALKSKVTWLCSIFFFAYMGVEVGLGGWIVTFMLRVRKASAYASGISATGFWAGQALGRATLGFVTERYGERLCISIYIAICLALQLLFWLVPQFIVSAIAVAFLGFFLGPMFPGAVMMTAKLLPKHIHVSAIGFAMAIGGTGGTVFPFIIGAIATSKGVAVLQPIVLSLIAVVAIVWLCFPRIKKRDENIMSGL; from the exons ATGTCGCAAACCGTCACCGAGGCGCGGTCCGAGGCGCGGCACCAGAAAACCTTCACTTCGGAACCCTATGAGCTCGGCAGACTGAGCTCCAGCGGTCGCGCACTTGGGACTGCCTCACCGAAGGAAGATGGACCCGAAGAACATCAATCGTCGGAT CTTGAAACCTACTACGAACTCAGCTACACTATCGTCTCGTTGATCTTTCTGACTCCCTTCGCCGGTTACTCGGTCGCAGCATTCACCAACGCTAGGATTCATCAGAAATTTGGTCAAAGAGGCGTGGCCATCATGGCCCCTCTCTGCCACATCATCACATACGTCGTCCTGGCTTTGCATCCTCCTTACCCAGCACTTATCGTGGCCAATATGGTCAGCGGATTCGGCAATGGACTGACTGATGCGTGCTTTTGCGCCTGGGTTGGCGCCATGGACAAGGCAAACACGATTCAGGGATTTCTGCACTCTTTCTATTCCGTTGGAGCTCTCGTGTCTCCACTGATCGCTACTTCGATGGTGGTTACTGCCAAGCTGCCTTGGTACAACTACTACTATGTAATG GTCGGTGCATCTGTCCTCGAACTGGTCGGCCTCACTGTCACCTTCTGGCAAAAGACCGGCGCTATGTATCGCGCGGAGCACGCGCACGAGAACGAGGGTAACGGGGGTGCGGGTACCAGAATCGCACTCAAATCCAAAGTTACCTGGCTTTGTTCCATCTTCTTCTTTGCGTACATGGGTGTCGAAG TTGGTCTCGGAGGCTGGATCGTAACATTCATGTTACGCGTTCGAAAGGCATCCGCCTATGCGTCTGGTATTTCTGCGACTGGATTCTGGGCAGGCCAGGCCCTGGGACGTGCTACCTTGGGCTTCGTGACAGAGCGTTATGGAGAAAGGCTTTGCATCAGCATTTACATCGCCATCTGTCTCGCCCTCCAGCTTCTCTTCTGGCTTGTTCCCCAGTTCATCGTTTCAGCCATTGCGGTGGCTTTCCTCGGGTTCTTCCTGGGGCCGATGTTCCCTGGAGCAGTCATGATGACAGCCAAGCTACTCCCGAAGCACATCCATGTCAGCGCTATTGGCTTTGCCATGGCTATTGGTGGTACTGGTGGAACGGTTTTTCCGTTCATCATTGGCGCGATTGCGACAAGTAAGGGTGTTGCTGTACTCCAGCCGATTGTCCTGTCGCTGATTGCAGTCGTGGCTATCGTGTGGCTTTGCTTCCCTCGCATCAAGAAGCGGGATGAGAACATTATGTCTggtctataa
- a CDS encoding pectate lyase B — MTRNGHFVRCDYYPCYVTIIISGAISGSAKVRVSSDKTIIGEKGSSLNNVGLYVRQVKNVIIRNLKIGGVKASNGDAIGIDESTNVWVDHCDLSGDLSGGKDDLDGLLDISHGADWITVSNVYFHDHWKGSLVGHSDSNGSEDKGKLHVTYANNHWTNINSRTPLVRFGTVHVVNSYYDKLLLTGINSRMGAQVLVQSTAFNSCPAEAIFFADSKETGYAVAEDVDLGGSKNSVPKGTLTSASLPYKIAALGSGKVAGSVPGAAGQKL; from the exons atga cacgtaacgggcactttgtgaggtgcgattactatccctgttacgtgacaATAATCATCTCCGGGGCCATCTCTGGCAGCGCCAAGGTCCGCGTTTCTTCTGACAAGACTATCATCGGAGAGAAGGGCAGCT CCCTCAACAACGTTGGCCTGTACGTCCGCCAGGTCAAGAACGTCATTATCCGCAACCTGAAGATCGGCGGTGTCAAGGCTAGCAATGGTGATGCCATTGGTATCGATGAGTCCACCAACGTCTGGGTTGATCACTGCGACCTTTCTGGTGACTTGAGCGGAGGCAAGGATGACCTCGATGGTCTCCTCGACATCTCCCACGGTGCTGACTGGATCACGGTCTCCAACGTCTACTTCCACGACCAC TGGAAGGGATCCCTGGTCGGTCACTCTGACAGCAACGGCAGCGAGGACAAGGGCAAGCTTCACGTCACCTATGCCAACAACCACTGGACCAACATCAACTCCCGTACTCCTCTCGTCCGCTTCGGTACCGTCCACGTCGTCAACTCATACTACGACAAGCTCCTGCTCACCGGTATCAACTCCCGCATGGGTGCCCAGGTCCTTGTCCAGAGCACCGCCTTTAACAGCTGCCCCGCCGAAGCCATCTTCTTCGCTGACTCCAAGGAGACCGGATACGCCGTCGCTGAGGACGTCGACCTCGGTGGCTCCAAGAACTCCGTTCCCAAGGGAACCCTCACCTCTGCCTCGTTGCCTTACAAGATTGCCGCCCTCGGCTCCGGCAAGGTTGCTGGTTCCGTCCCCGGCGCTGCTGGCCAAAAGTTGTAA
- a CDS encoding pectate lyase B codes for MAALAAASPANIVTARNELTLRQAAEACNIGYCTQSEGTIGGAGGSSVTVKTVDKLVATAKKEGPLTIIITSYGTQQ; via the coding sequence ATGGCTGCTTTGGCCGCGGCTTCGCCTGCCAACATCGTCACCGCCCGCAACGAGCTTACTCTCCGCCAGGCCGCCGAGGCTTGCAACATCGGCTACTGCACCCAAAGCGAAGGTACCATCGGTGGTGCCGGCGGCTCCAGTGTTACCGTCAAGACTGTCGATAAGCTCGTTGCTACCGCTAAGAAGGAGGGTCCCCTTACCATAATTAtcacgagttatggcacgcagcaatag
- a CDS encoding cytochrome P450 4A5, whose protein sequence is METQNATVNWHYSSPQVAAIISAILCLLAIPLIYNVIFHPLARVPGPFLAKFNDFWHAYQLYTNMRHETLCPLVRLGPSTVSVNTTEGFQKVYSATSPIDKSPFYQSFTPGFQSSFSSMGLAYKEKKSILSQAFAQKKLDAMEPAFMEHIWKLCDVMKSQAKVNLDDCLSALTVDILSDVCFGETFDLLHNPTEKANISDGLVQAAKFVSLRLIRKFSYNHTTRGYPAKMAIGAMIKQRQNPSGRQDIFNYLLTAKSPTTGTPFPDRELFGEAIVMFVAGSDTTSTALLTILWHLLAHKDAYDKVALEVRSTVTTRDELNYHKIQHLPYLRAVIEEGLRIFPPNAGFIPRQVLQSDGAFVLHGIPLPVGTEVGVANMAMHRNPKYFERPNDFIPERWIGDGHSAVKDKSAFSPFSKGPRACLGRTMAYMEMSIALAAMFLEMDMEFEDHGSEARQGYTATDSFVLAIWRAFESFLSWEAAPLLRSQQSDRGCSRSR, encoded by the exons ATGGAGACTCAGAACGCGACGGTCAATTGGCACTATTCCAGTCCCCAAGTCGCTGCCATCATCTCTGCAATCTTATGTTTG CTGGCGATCCCTCTCATTTACAATGTGATCTTCCACCCTCTGGCCCGAGTCCCGGGGCCTTTCTTGGCCAAGTTCAACGACTTCTGGCACGCATACCAACTATACACAAATATGAGACATGAGACGCTCT GTCCTTTGGTGCGCTTGGGCCCGAGCACTGTCTCTGTGAACACCACAGAAGGATTCCAAAAGGTTTACTCGGCGACATCACCAATCGACAAGTCGCCATTCTATCAGAGCTTCACCCCAGGTTTCCAAAGTAGTTTCTCTTCGATGGGTCTTGCGTACAAAGAGAAGAAGTCTATTCTCTCTCAAGCATTTGCTCAGAAGAAGCTAGACGCCATGGAACCAGCATTCATGGAGCATATTTGGAAGCTTTGCGACGTGATGAAAAGTCAAGCTAAGGTCAATTTAGATGATTGTTTATCAGCCTTGACAGTTGACATCTTATCGGACGTTTGTTTCGGCGAAACGTTTGATTTACTTCACAATCCCACAGAGAAGGCGAACATCAGCGATGGTTTAGTGCAGGCAGCAAAATTTGTCTCATTG CGCCTAATTCGAAAGTTCTCGTACAACCATACGACGCGGGGCTATCCAGCGAAG ATGGCGATTGGCGCCATGATCAAACAGAGACAGAATCCTTCGGGTAGGCAAGACATATTCAATTACCTACTTACGGCTAAAAGTCCCACCACCGGTACGCCGTTTCCTGATCGTGAGCTGTTCGGTGAAGCGATCGTCATGTTTGTAGCAGGGTCTGATACCACATCTACTGCGCTGTTGACAATATTGTGGCATCTGTTGGCTCATAAAGATGCATATGACAAGGTGGCCTTGGAGGTTAGATCTACAGTCACGACGCGTGATGAATTGAACTACCACAAGATTCAGCACCTACCATATCTAAGAGCTGTGATTGAGGAAGGATTGAGAATCTTCCCACCGAATGCAGGTTTCATTCCGAGACAGGTACTCCAATCCGACGGAGCCTTCGTTCTCCACGGCATACCTCTGCCAGTGGGA ACGGAAGTCGGCGTTGCAAACATGGCGATGCATAGGAACCCCAAGTATTTTGAACGACCAAACGACTTCATTCCAGAACGCTGGATCGGCGATGGCCATTCTGCGGTAAAGGATAAATCAGCTTTCTCTCCCTTCTCCAAGGGCCCAAGGGCGTGCCTCGGAAGAAC AATGGCATACATGGAGATGTCTATAGCTTTGGCAGCAATGTTTTTGGAGATGGACATGGAATTTGAGGATCACGGTTCTGAGGCAAGACAGGGTTACACAGCGACGGATTCTTTCGTTCTC GCAATCTGGAGGGCATTTGAGTCTTTTCTCTCGTGGGAAGCAGCCCCTCTGTTGCGATCTCAGCAAAGCGACAGGGGCTGCAGCAGAAGCCGCTAA